One Glycine max cultivar Williams 82 chromosome 3, Glycine_max_v4.0, whole genome shotgun sequence DNA window includes the following coding sequences:
- the LOC100812149 gene encoding magnesium transporter MRS2-I isoform X3, with protein MALASSVVELQPSSVKKKTAVSRSWILLDHYGKGTVLDADKYAIMRLVQIHARDLRILDPLLSYPSTILGREKVIVLNLEHIKAIITADEVLLRDPMDDDVVPIVEELRRRLPQVSAAEQGQGKEEACAQDGEEFPFEIRALEALFEAICSFLDARTRELETSAYPALDELISKISSRNLDRVRKLKCAMTRLTIRVQKIRDELESLLDDDDDMADLYLSRKLDASSSPTSSSDAPYWLYGSPNTGSKRHKSSRVSGTTVQRENDVEELEMLLEAYFMQIDGTLNKLATLREYIDDTEDYINIQLDNHRNQLIQLELFISVGTVCMSLYSLVAAIFGMNIPYTWKAPGHEHVFKWVCTHHLQQYEKGISNILTNFCQIKECYVCVMCE; from the exons ATGGCTCTTGCTAGCTCTGTGGTTGAGCTTCAACCCTCTTCAGTGAAGAAGAAAACTGCAGTTTCCAGAAGTTGGATTCTGCTGGACCACTATGGCAAGGGCACTGTTCTGGATGCCGATAAGTATGCTATCATGCGCCTGGTTCAAATTCACGCAAGAGATCTTCGGATTCTCGACCCTCTCTTATCTTATCCTTCCACCATTTTGGGCAGAGAGAAAGTCATTGTTCTCAATTTAGAG CACATTAAAGCTATCATCACTGCAGATGAG GTGTTACTAAGAGACCCAATGGATGATGACGTTGTGCCAATTGTTGAGGAACTTCGACGACGGTTACCCCAAGTAAGTGCTGCTGAGCAAGGCCAAGGAAAAGAAGAGGCTTGTGCTCAAGATGGTGAAG AATTTCCATTTGAGATACGGGCTTTGGAAGCTTTATTTGAGGCAATTTGTAGTTTTCTTGACGCACGAACGAGAGAATTAGAGACTTCTGCTTATCCAGCTTTGGACGAACTGATCTCTAAG ATCAGCAGTCGTAATTTGGATAGAGTGCGAAAATTGAAATGTGCAATGACGAGGTTGACAATTCGAGTTCAAAAG ATTAGAGACGAACTAGAAAGCCTACTTGATGATGACGACGACATGGCTGATCTTTACTTATCAAGAAAATTGGATGCTTCATCCTCTCCAACTAGTAGCTCTGATGCTCCATACTGGCTTTATGGGTCTCCAAATACAGGTTCAAAAAGACACAAATCAAGCAGAGTTAGTGGAACAACAGTTCAAAGGGAGAATGATGTTGAGGAGCTCGAAATGTTACTTGAG GCCTATTTCATGCAAATTGACGGCACATTAAATAAATTGGCCACA TTGCGAGAATATATCGATGACACAGAAGATTACATCAACATACAG CTGGACAATCACAGAAATCAATTGATTCAG CTAGAGCTCTTCATCAGTGTCGGGACTGTCTGTATGTCCTTATATTCATTGGTGGCTGCAATATTTGGTATGAACATACCATATACATGGAAAGCACCAGGCCACGAACATGTGTTTAAATGGGTATGTACACATCACTTGCAACAATATGAGAAAGGAATTTCAAATATCCTGACCAACTTTTGTCAGATAAAGGAATGTTATGTATGTGTCATGTGTGAGTGA
- the LOC100812149 gene encoding magnesium transporter MRS2-I isoform X4 has product MALASSVVELQPSSVKKKTAVSRSWILLDHYGKGTVLDADKYAIMRLVQIHARDLRILDPLLSYPSTILGREKVIVLNLEHIKAIITADEVLLRDPMDDDVVPIVEELRRRLPQVSAAEQGQGKEEACAQDGEEFPFEIRALEALFEAICSFLDARTRELETSAYPALDELISKISSRNLDRVRKLKCAMTRLTIRVQKIRDELESLLDDDDDMADLYLSRKLDASSSPTSSSDAPYWLYGSPNTGSKRHKSSRVSGTTVQRENDVEELEMLLEAYFMQIDGTLNKLATLREYIDDTEDYINIQLDNHRNQLIQLELFISVGTVCMSLYSLVAAIFGMNIPYTWKAPGHEHVFKWVVIFGGMVCASLFLSIVSYARRKGLVGS; this is encoded by the exons ATGGCTCTTGCTAGCTCTGTGGTTGAGCTTCAACCCTCTTCAGTGAAGAAGAAAACTGCAGTTTCCAGAAGTTGGATTCTGCTGGACCACTATGGCAAGGGCACTGTTCTGGATGCCGATAAGTATGCTATCATGCGCCTGGTTCAAATTCACGCAAGAGATCTTCGGATTCTCGACCCTCTCTTATCTTATCCTTCCACCATTTTGGGCAGAGAGAAAGTCATTGTTCTCAATTTAGAG CACATTAAAGCTATCATCACTGCAGATGAG GTGTTACTAAGAGACCCAATGGATGATGACGTTGTGCCAATTGTTGAGGAACTTCGACGACGGTTACCCCAAGTAAGTGCTGCTGAGCAAGGCCAAGGAAAAGAAGAGGCTTGTGCTCAAGATGGTGAAG AATTTCCATTTGAGATACGGGCTTTGGAAGCTTTATTTGAGGCAATTTGTAGTTTTCTTGACGCACGAACGAGAGAATTAGAGACTTCTGCTTATCCAGCTTTGGACGAACTGATCTCTAAG ATCAGCAGTCGTAATTTGGATAGAGTGCGAAAATTGAAATGTGCAATGACGAGGTTGACAATTCGAGTTCAAAAG ATTAGAGACGAACTAGAAAGCCTACTTGATGATGACGACGACATGGCTGATCTTTACTTATCAAGAAAATTGGATGCTTCATCCTCTCCAACTAGTAGCTCTGATGCTCCATACTGGCTTTATGGGTCTCCAAATACAGGTTCAAAAAGACACAAATCAAGCAGAGTTAGTGGAACAACAGTTCAAAGGGAGAATGATGTTGAGGAGCTCGAAATGTTACTTGAG GCCTATTTCATGCAAATTGACGGCACATTAAATAAATTGGCCACA TTGCGAGAATATATCGATGACACAGAAGATTACATCAACATACAG CTGGACAATCACAGAAATCAATTGATTCAG CTAGAGCTCTTCATCAGTGTCGGGACTGTCTGTATGTCCTTATATTCATTGGTGGCTGCAATATTTGGTATGAACATACCATATACATGGAAAGCACCAGGCCACGAACATGTGTTTAAATGG gtgGTGATCTTTGGGGGAATGGTTTGTGCATCCTTGTTTTTATCCATTGTATCGTATGCTCGACGCAAAGGCCTTGTTGGgtcttga
- the LOC100812149 gene encoding magnesium transporter MRS2-2 isoform X5, whose amino-acid sequence MALASSVVELQPSSVKKKTAVSRSWILLDHYGKGTVLDADKYAIMRLVQIHARDLRILDPLLSYPSTILGREKVIVLNLEHIKAIITADEVLLRDPMDDDVVPIVEELRRRLPQVSAAEQGQGKEEACAQDGEGGEENEFPFEIRALEALFEAICSFLDARTRELETSAYPALDELISKISSRNLDRVRKLKCAMTRLTIRVQKIRDELESLLDDDDDMADLYLSRKLDASSSPTSSSDAPYWLYGSPNTGSKRHKSSRVSGTTVQRENDVEELEMLLEAYFMQIDGTLNKLATLREYIDDTEDYINIQNLNTPLIA is encoded by the exons ATGGCTCTTGCTAGCTCTGTGGTTGAGCTTCAACCCTCTTCAGTGAAGAAGAAAACTGCAGTTTCCAGAAGTTGGATTCTGCTGGACCACTATGGCAAGGGCACTGTTCTGGATGCCGATAAGTATGCTATCATGCGCCTGGTTCAAATTCACGCAAGAGATCTTCGGATTCTCGACCCTCTCTTATCTTATCCTTCCACCATTTTGGGCAGAGAGAAAGTCATTGTTCTCAATTTAGAG CACATTAAAGCTATCATCACTGCAGATGAG GTGTTACTAAGAGACCCAATGGATGATGACGTTGTGCCAATTGTTGAGGAACTTCGACGACGGTTACCCCAAGTAAGTGCTGCTGAGCAAGGCCAAGGAAAAGAAGAGGCTTGTGCTCAAGATGGTGAAGGTGGAGAAGAAAATG AATTTCCATTTGAGATACGGGCTTTGGAAGCTTTATTTGAGGCAATTTGTAGTTTTCTTGACGCACGAACGAGAGAATTAGAGACTTCTGCTTATCCAGCTTTGGACGAACTGATCTCTAAG ATCAGCAGTCGTAATTTGGATAGAGTGCGAAAATTGAAATGTGCAATGACGAGGTTGACAATTCGAGTTCAAAAG ATTAGAGACGAACTAGAAAGCCTACTTGATGATGACGACGACATGGCTGATCTTTACTTATCAAGAAAATTGGATGCTTCATCCTCTCCAACTAGTAGCTCTGATGCTCCATACTGGCTTTATGGGTCTCCAAATACAGGTTCAAAAAGACACAAATCAAGCAGAGTTAGTGGAACAACAGTTCAAAGGGAGAATGATGTTGAGGAGCTCGAAATGTTACTTGAG GCCTATTTCATGCAAATTGACGGCACATTAAATAAATTGGCCACA TTGCGAGAATATATCGATGACACAGAAGATTACATCAACATACAG aatttGAACACACCACTTATAGCATAA
- the LOC100812149 gene encoding magnesium transporter MRS2-I isoform X1 — MALASSVVELQPSSVKKKTAVSRSWILLDHYGKGTVLDADKYAIMRLVQIHARDLRILDPLLSYPSTILGREKVIVLNLEHIKAIITADEVLLRDPMDDDVVPIVEELRRRLPQVSAAEQGQGKEEACAQDGEGGEENEFPFEIRALEALFEAICSFLDARTRELETSAYPALDELISKISSRNLDRVRKLKCAMTRLTIRVQKIRDELESLLDDDDDMADLYLSRKLDASSSPTSSSDAPYWLYGSPNTGSKRHKSSRVSGTTVQRENDVEELEMLLEAYFMQIDGTLNKLATLREYIDDTEDYINIQLDNHRNQLIQLELFISVGTVCMSLYSLVAAIFGMNIPYTWKAPGHEHVFKWVCTHHLQQYEKGISNILTNFCQIKECYVCVMCE; from the exons ATGGCTCTTGCTAGCTCTGTGGTTGAGCTTCAACCCTCTTCAGTGAAGAAGAAAACTGCAGTTTCCAGAAGTTGGATTCTGCTGGACCACTATGGCAAGGGCACTGTTCTGGATGCCGATAAGTATGCTATCATGCGCCTGGTTCAAATTCACGCAAGAGATCTTCGGATTCTCGACCCTCTCTTATCTTATCCTTCCACCATTTTGGGCAGAGAGAAAGTCATTGTTCTCAATTTAGAG CACATTAAAGCTATCATCACTGCAGATGAG GTGTTACTAAGAGACCCAATGGATGATGACGTTGTGCCAATTGTTGAGGAACTTCGACGACGGTTACCCCAAGTAAGTGCTGCTGAGCAAGGCCAAGGAAAAGAAGAGGCTTGTGCTCAAGATGGTGAAGGTGGAGAAGAAAATG AATTTCCATTTGAGATACGGGCTTTGGAAGCTTTATTTGAGGCAATTTGTAGTTTTCTTGACGCACGAACGAGAGAATTAGAGACTTCTGCTTATCCAGCTTTGGACGAACTGATCTCTAAG ATCAGCAGTCGTAATTTGGATAGAGTGCGAAAATTGAAATGTGCAATGACGAGGTTGACAATTCGAGTTCAAAAG ATTAGAGACGAACTAGAAAGCCTACTTGATGATGACGACGACATGGCTGATCTTTACTTATCAAGAAAATTGGATGCTTCATCCTCTCCAACTAGTAGCTCTGATGCTCCATACTGGCTTTATGGGTCTCCAAATACAGGTTCAAAAAGACACAAATCAAGCAGAGTTAGTGGAACAACAGTTCAAAGGGAGAATGATGTTGAGGAGCTCGAAATGTTACTTGAG GCCTATTTCATGCAAATTGACGGCACATTAAATAAATTGGCCACA TTGCGAGAATATATCGATGACACAGAAGATTACATCAACATACAG CTGGACAATCACAGAAATCAATTGATTCAG CTAGAGCTCTTCATCAGTGTCGGGACTGTCTGTATGTCCTTATATTCATTGGTGGCTGCAATATTTGGTATGAACATACCATATACATGGAAAGCACCAGGCCACGAACATGTGTTTAAATGGGTATGTACACATCACTTGCAACAATATGAGAAAGGAATTTCAAATATCCTGACCAACTTTTGTCAGATAAAGGAATGTTATGTATGTGTCATGTGTGAGTGA
- the LOC100812149 gene encoding magnesium transporter MRS2-I isoform X2 — MALASSVVELQPSSVKKKTAVSRSWILLDHYGKGTVLDADKYAIMRLVQIHARDLRILDPLLSYPSTILGREKVIVLNLEHIKAIITADEVLLRDPMDDDVVPIVEELRRRLPQVSAAEQGQGKEEACAQDGEGGEENEFPFEIRALEALFEAICSFLDARTRELETSAYPALDELISKISSRNLDRVRKLKCAMTRLTIRVQKIRDELESLLDDDDDMADLYLSRKLDASSSPTSSSDAPYWLYGSPNTGSKRHKSSRVSGTTVQRENDVEELEMLLEAYFMQIDGTLNKLATLREYIDDTEDYINIQLDNHRNQLIQLELFISVGTVCMSLYSLVAAIFGMNIPYTWKAPGHEHVFKWVVIFGGMVCASLFLSIVSYARRKGLVGS, encoded by the exons ATGGCTCTTGCTAGCTCTGTGGTTGAGCTTCAACCCTCTTCAGTGAAGAAGAAAACTGCAGTTTCCAGAAGTTGGATTCTGCTGGACCACTATGGCAAGGGCACTGTTCTGGATGCCGATAAGTATGCTATCATGCGCCTGGTTCAAATTCACGCAAGAGATCTTCGGATTCTCGACCCTCTCTTATCTTATCCTTCCACCATTTTGGGCAGAGAGAAAGTCATTGTTCTCAATTTAGAG CACATTAAAGCTATCATCACTGCAGATGAG GTGTTACTAAGAGACCCAATGGATGATGACGTTGTGCCAATTGTTGAGGAACTTCGACGACGGTTACCCCAAGTAAGTGCTGCTGAGCAAGGCCAAGGAAAAGAAGAGGCTTGTGCTCAAGATGGTGAAGGTGGAGAAGAAAATG AATTTCCATTTGAGATACGGGCTTTGGAAGCTTTATTTGAGGCAATTTGTAGTTTTCTTGACGCACGAACGAGAGAATTAGAGACTTCTGCTTATCCAGCTTTGGACGAACTGATCTCTAAG ATCAGCAGTCGTAATTTGGATAGAGTGCGAAAATTGAAATGTGCAATGACGAGGTTGACAATTCGAGTTCAAAAG ATTAGAGACGAACTAGAAAGCCTACTTGATGATGACGACGACATGGCTGATCTTTACTTATCAAGAAAATTGGATGCTTCATCCTCTCCAACTAGTAGCTCTGATGCTCCATACTGGCTTTATGGGTCTCCAAATACAGGTTCAAAAAGACACAAATCAAGCAGAGTTAGTGGAACAACAGTTCAAAGGGAGAATGATGTTGAGGAGCTCGAAATGTTACTTGAG GCCTATTTCATGCAAATTGACGGCACATTAAATAAATTGGCCACA TTGCGAGAATATATCGATGACACAGAAGATTACATCAACATACAG CTGGACAATCACAGAAATCAATTGATTCAG CTAGAGCTCTTCATCAGTGTCGGGACTGTCTGTATGTCCTTATATTCATTGGTGGCTGCAATATTTGGTATGAACATACCATATACATGGAAAGCACCAGGCCACGAACATGTGTTTAAATGG gtgGTGATCTTTGGGGGAATGGTTTGTGCATCCTTGTTTTTATCCATTGTATCGTATGCTCGACGCAAAGGCCTTGTTGGgtcttga